The nucleotide window attgtcaatgtatgttattgcacagcagtaaaaaaaatgacgttatcttgctcattttgaagtaacaagagtgtgctcttcactttggctgacaactggatgatctTGGTCAACGCCAAtttaattcccataggaaagcattgggaggctattgcgcatgtgtggcaaaacgctgcgcttcaccgcaccaatcagcatctcctcatagaaatacattgcatcaatgcatctctatggggagcgttcagcgcctctatgcagagagtggagatgctcaacataggtgctgcacagtgtgcagtactggactaggaagcagttctagtggccgtctgagtgactgtcactagtggtgttcctaggcagcaatgtaagcactgccttttctctgaaaagcatttacagtgctcagcatacagggataggctatagactccagaaccacaacattaaactgtagtagttctggtgattatggtgtccctttaatacaaagtctttctctcaccggtcaactctaaattacagggagagcaggagacacaagtgaagatgcactttgtttgtgtctttctcccactagcccctttcatgtgtctcctcgccccagcccctttgtcttttTCTCCCCTTCTGTAAGTGTCTTTCCCCACAGCTCctatgtgtgtctcattctccccttccccagtccctctgtgtgtcttttgttAGTCTTTCTCCCCAGACCCCTCTGTCTTTTTGTCTCCACAGACTCTGTGTCTTTTTACTCCCCTGCCTCTCAGTGTCTTTTTACTCCCCTGCCTCTCAATGTCTTTTTAGCCGCCCAGCTCCTTCGTGCTTCTCATTAGCCCCGCACTTGTCCCATTAGCTCCCTCCCAGCCTTGTACGTATCTCATTAGctctcccatgtgtctcagcttagtcctccctcccagtgttcctatACTACCTTCCAGCCCTCCATGCATCCCATTATCCCCCTGCCAGCCCTGTATGTCTTAttagccctcccatgtgtctccgCAGCATCCCCACGTGTCCCATCAGCACCCAGCTCTCCATGTATCCTATTAGCCctctcccccagccctccatgtatcCCACTAGCCCCctctcccagcccttcatgtgtccctatagcccacgtgtcccattatagccctttACTCAGCCCCTatatgtcccattatagcccctatATGTCCCATTAGTCCTCTCCCcagcctccatgtgtcccattatagcccccccTTCCCTGTACCTTGCTGTAGCGTGGTCGATCAGGCAGACCGCGGTGGAGGAGTTTGTttccctacccggtctgacaagAAGCAGTCATGTGCTCTCTGGgagtacttcctgtcagaccgggtagaggaacagaagctcctctaccgcggtctgcctactcagccacgctacattctgtgaccgacAGGAGGGGGAGCGCATACCCTCCcgccggtcaccctgtaattgcgccGTGCGGCCCACAGGCCGGTGCGCACCAAGTAGCCgtgcaccaggaaatttcccggtatcccagtgggccagtttGGCCCTGGGTGCAccagagcactcctggcaccatggcCACTACAGTGCTACTTACAGGAGCTACTGCCATCAGGGGAGGCAGTGACGGCACCCAGGTACATTGTCAGACTGTTTGACAACGTATACTGGGAAGGTGACAGAACATTAACTACGACAGTTGGCTCTAGTGTATCTGATagacagtgggctgtagtggttatggtactgtgcGCCAATTACATTTTAGGTCAATATAGGCACGTTGGAATAACTCTCCAGCAGGAACAATccagttttatttatatttctctgtTTTGAGAACTTTACTCTTTAAATGCTCATCAAACCCTTATTGATAACAGAATTTACCTGAACTTTGCGTTTGCCGTGGATGTGAACATACGATCCAGTGTTTTCGGCTCTAGGCTGACATTATTGGAGCAGATAAAGCAATAATATTGTATAGTTGGCTCTTCCATTGTAGATAATAACATCCACTTATTGCTGGAAATGAGAGAGTCATTTGGGGAAAATAAAACTTTAATTTGAAGAAGTAAGAAAACTAGAAGGTAAAGTATTTGTTGGAAGCGGCGGTGAGAATAACGAAAGGTTTCCTGTAACCTCAAAGCACAGAAAGCGACATAGTGTTAGATGTGATGGGAGCGGGTGTAACCCTGAGCATCGGATACACAAAGGATTGGCTATTCTGGGCTGTGGATTACAACGCTCAGCCAAGCCTAACCCGGCCTAGCCGGAGGTTctagtccagggataggcaaccttcggcactccagatgttgtggactacatcccccataatgctctaacacctataatgctggcaaagcatcatggaaggtgtagtccaaaacatctggagtgccaaaggttgcctatgcctgttctagtcCATAGAGGCTGCAGTATCAGAGGTAGGTTATCCCTAGACGGTGCTGTGTTAGTGGGTTAAAGTGGACGATACGTAACTGGTGACATGCCCacggctaaaatagccaaaaccAATAACATCTCTTAAAGATCTGCACTATATAGACTAGCAATTCTAaacctaacacaacacactcttcaCATCACTAAGACCTAGTAACACCGTGCATTACCATTAACCCTTTCCTGGCTGAAGGACTGACAGATTACTATTGTACTTCGCCGTGGAAGGGTTAATGGCAGCACCATTTCCTAATGTATTTTCTGTGCACAAAAAATAGGCTCAAAGGACAAGTCACTGCTCTGTGAACGAAACATACATTGTGTCCAAAACATGACTGGAGTATTAGTGGGAAAAGATGTCCGTGTCCTAGTCTTGGGTGCTTCGGCCTCGACCCGGCTGCTGTGTTTTACTCTCTGGTATAAATGCAGTACCAGACAAAATGTGATGATTATTCAGATAAACCTGCGATATTTGCTCATTTTCTGTGATTTCTGTATTCCTTGCAGAGGCGTGGAATGGCCTGGGGCCTCTGGCCAGTGCTGTTGGTTATGACGTGATGTGATGTGATGTTCTCCTCCTCCCACAGATACTTTGGATTTCAGTGTCTCTTCAAAGCAACAGTGTTAATGGCAAAATGCTTTTGGGAAACGTGAAACAAGAACACAATGTCACTCTAGAACTAAAGGGTTAATGGGGTGCATTGCTATCAACATACATTTACTGTAGGGGGCACTGTTGCTAAGTGGACCTTTTATGTATTAGGAGGCCTGGTGTCGTACGTTTACGGCCCACCATGGATTGTAATTGCCTCAGTCGTGTCAGCAGAATTAGTTTCAAGGAAACCTCTCGCAAGGCATCTGCGAGAACTCAGTCCAAACTGCAGAGACCGAAGGCACAGTGGGGACAAGGGCGGGGAGAGAGGAGCGTCCAAAAAAAACTCTCTCTTCCCGCATGTTGTCTCTGGGGGCACAATAAAAGGGTTTTGTATTTTTAGTTTGTAACTTTTtttagtcttgtgcaaaataacgCTCCCTGCTCCCGTCCAACCTCCGTCTTAGTAACTGTACAGAGACAGCGGTGTATCCTCCATCATATCATCCTGCAAACAGAGAACGACAACGGAGGTTAGGAACAATCGGGACTGTGTATAAAGAATGTGTCTATTTTTAAAGAACGTTTGTGACATATTACCTGCGCAATAAGAAATTCATATTGCTGGAGGTAATTATTTGATACAAGGACACAATAATGAATTGTGACTCAGATAAACCCTTTAATATAGTTTAATATAATATAGCCTTGGACTCAAATGGCTacattgtaaccctctcctgattggtctccccaaaagccgtactgccccgctacagtctgtaatgaatgctgcagctagactgattttcctatccagtcggtcctctcacacctcgcccctctgccagtccttacattggctccctgtatcctataggagtccattcaaagtgctaacccatacatttaaagcactgaacaattccagcccctcttatatctcttcactgatccagaggtatgcccctcctcgtaccctccgctctgcccgcgaccacctcctgaccgctgctcgcacccgtacggccaactcacgcttgcaggacctctcacgggcggctcctctcctatggaataacttgcctactgccatcagactctcccctagtcttcaatcatttaagaagggccttaaatcccatctcttcaggaaagcgtatggcctcccagagtaatctctcccttacatacctgtctcttgctctcctatgggatagtgctttgctctctcctccagctctgcttcactcctacttgatatttcctatcctaatgtttctaataccccacctcctatgactgtaagctcatttgagcagggtcctcttcaacctattattcctgtaagttttcttgtaattgtcttatttattgttacatccccccctctcaaaatattgtaaagcgctacggaatctgttggcgctatataaatggcaataataataataataataataataataataacactgagCTGACAATGAGTCGGGAAAAGGTGAACTACAACAAAGACTGTGAGAGGGGTATGTATGTCATGGTAACGTCATTAAAGGTACAGACTGCTGCACTTGGAATCCTCCGGGATAGCCtgatcttaaagggactctgtcaAGAAAACACTAACATCGCACAGACCATATTGTGACGACCAGAGAGGATGCTGGGTAAACCAACTGACTTCCTACACCTAGTGGCACATTTTTTGCCACCAGCATCGGATAGTCTGTACATATGAAACCTGTTCACTTTACCTAAAATATAGAATAAATTTAGTTGCAGATTATTGTGGGACCATCTAATTTTACTTATTAGAGCCCCTTTAAGTCAAATCGAACAGCATATATTAGGGATGGACCAAtattggttttttgtttttttaagagacaaatctgtgaactttcaggccaatagccgataatttgccgatattctgtacatttacagtcttaaaaaaaaaaaaaaaaaaaaactttctacacaaatctactgttaactgaacatttttattattttttttttgctatttttttttttttattattattaaggtaaatgcccaaaatatacatgccagtcagaattgtTTGTTGtcaagaatatgtgtgtgtgtgtagtggaagcagtgagagtatttgattagtgaatgcagtgtgtgtgcgtgtttgtctagtgtgtatagtgaatgcagtgagtgtgttgtgtagtgtgtatataatgaatacagtgtgtatagtgaatgcagtgtgtgtttgtgtaggtatgtaatgtatgtaaaggggggtgggggggggcatttttagtttaaattataagaaatattaaattttttctgtccccccctccctgcttcttacttggccagggagggggatatggcattccctaatggtccggtggcatggactgtgcagtgggggcccgcagcaagctcttacttaccttcccttcagctcccctgtctaactgtTGCGGCCAGCGTGCCGCGtgaagcgttgccatggtaatctgtggcaacgctctgacggcggcgggactcgcgagatttagacaggggagctgttgggaaggtaagagcttgctgcgggcccaCCAGGACAGCCAGGCTTGTCATGGGCCCAGCGGTCCTagtatgtattatcggcaatatcggtatctctataggccgataccaatattgccgaaaatactgaatattggccgataatcggtcgatccctagcttATATTTAGTAAATGTCTACTGCACTGTTGTTATTCCAGGAGTACTGTATTGCAGGGGATTTAAACTCTTACACTAGCTATTGTTGGACTCTACCTCATAGCTGGGTTGCAGAGACTTATGGAATTTAAGATACAACAACTCCTAGGGGGAACTGTACAACACTTCTGCCTAGCCTTATCCCTGATGTGATGCAGAGTGTCCTTAGGAGTTCCTGTTGGACACCTTCCATGATGTGACCTTACTGTTTCTCaaacacaatgcatgttggggtcACTCACCATCGGGAGGTCTTGTAGTCTTCTAAATTCGGTTCGGCTGTTCCTCCGCCGGTAACGGTGAAACCCCACAATGACAACAACCATGACGACCATTATGGTAAATACAGACACGATCATCACAAAGAGCGGGTTGGAATTACTTTTGGAGTAGAAACCTGGCAGATCTGGGAAAGGATAGGACATTACAATCAGATGTGTTCTAGAGCACGGTTCAGCAATGCAGAATGAGGTGCCCATGACAGTGCCATCTACCAAAAACAgatattaatacaaatatttgttttttaatcacTACATTTTTGGTCAAAATACAAAAGGTAATAACGTTGTTACAAATTATGACGAATCCATTTTGCATAAAATTTACAAATCTCCTGTCTATTTTCTGTCAAGGTTATTAAATAAGCCAGGAACTGGAACATATCGGCAAACTGGAAATATTAGCCAACTCACCTAACATTTCTTATTCTGACAGTCTCCAATCTAGTGAAGCAGTGGTGAGATAACACTCAGGTCTGGGATATTTACTAAAGcatgaattgctgggaattcaaaataAACATCAAACTTTAGTACACACTACTCAAAATGGATGAATTCTCCtcgttagttaaagggacactccaggcacccagaccacttctgcccattggagtggtctgggtgccaactcccactactcctaaccttgcaagtgtaattattgtagttttttataaactgcaataattaccttgcagggttaactccacctctagtggctgtctactagacaaccactagagggcacttcctggttcctagcacacgaaacctgtgctatagcgtcgctggacgtcctcacgctatgtttccccataggaaagcactgaaaagcattttgccgcgcatgcgtattaggtctcctcggccggtgggcgggatcagtctcgcccaccggccgacgcaatcacagggaggagcagcAGCGGAgtaagaagcagcgacgtgggacatgtcgctgcttctggtaagtaactgaaggggttttcacccgttCAGCAACCGAGGattgggggaagggagggagaggggacctgcagtgccaggaaaacggactgttttcctggcactggagttttcctttaagatttCAGTTCTATTATTGTtagcctcaaatttgaaattcacatagaATTTCTGACAAGACTTAATTACCGATAAATAACCGATATACTTCCTCTACAATGCAGTATGACTACACATCCCTTGGGTCTAAAATAGACACAAGTGGCCATTTCCTAATTCGGTATTTAGTTAGAGCCCGTACACAAGTCCGAACACCGCAAGACAGAATAAAACCAGGAAAATTATGATGAGAAGCTCATTAGATACTGCAGGGGATCGCTAATATGTGTGAATGCACTGAGCTCTGCGTTTAATGAATAATAACATCATACTGGACTTAGCTGGGAATATTTACTCAATAAAAAGTTTAAATAAGCTGTATTACGATTACCGTAGACATGACACTCACCTCTATCATCATCTCCCACATTCAGTACAGACGGATGCTCCTCAACCTCTGATCGTGTTGTGTGGGCAGCCCTGGTGCCCTGGGTGGCAGGACTGGTGGGACTTGCTGTGGTTGCCCTGGAGGTTATGAACACGTTCGTGGTGATGGCGGCCATTTGTGTGGCTGTCGTCACTGTACCCTGCGTGATAACTGTGGATGTGTCACTGCTAGACTGTGATTGTTCTGTTGGTGGCTCGGGAGTGGTGAGAGGCATCTCAGTGTGGCTTTTCACGGTCTCTGATGGGTGAAATAATGAGGGAAATGTCAACAATATCAGATGGTTTGCTGCCGACCATGAGGCCAATATATAGAAGAACCGGTACACGAAATATCAACTCAGTTTGGAAAATAACAGACAGAGTCATGGTCTCAGATTTAAGACACCGAACAAAGTCACATAATTTCTATAAATTGTCTGATATATCTGAATTGCCATTATGAGAGGGAACTTGCTTCTCCAGACTCCCACACTTTAACTGTAacataacctacacagtgcatctagttatactgggtgggtttatattattaaagggacactccaggctcccacacacgttagatgcactgtgtaggttaggttagttagttatactgggtgggtttatattattaaagggacactccagactcccacacacgttaggtgcactgtgtaggttaggttacagctagttataccgggtgggtttatattattaaagggacactccaggctcccacacgttagatgcactgtgtaggtcaggttacagttatactgggtgggtttatattattaaagggacactccagactcccacacacgttaggtgcactgtgtaggttaggttacagttagttataccgggtgggtttatattattaaagggacactccaggctcccacacgttagatgcactgtgtaggtcaggttacagttatactgggtgggtttatattattaaagggacactccagactcccacacacgttaggtgcactgtgtaggttaggttacagttagttataccgggtgggtttatattattaaagggacactccaggctcccacacacgttaggtgcactgtgtaggttaggttacagttatactgggtgggtttatattaataaagggacactccaggctcctacacacgttaggtacactgtgtaggttaggttacagttagttatactgggtgggtttatattaataaagggacactccaggctcccacacgttagatgcactgtgtgtgttaggttacagttagttataccgggttggttcatataattaaagggacactccaggctcccacacacgttagatgcactgtgtaggttaggttacagtcagttatactgagtgggtttatattattaaagggacactccaggctcccacacacgttaggtgcactgtgtaggttaggttacagttagttatactgggtgggtttatattattaaagggacactccaggctcccacacacgttaggtgcactgtgtaggttaggttacagttagttatactgggtgggtttatattattaaagggacactccaggctcccacacacgttaggtacactgtgtaggttaggttacagttatactgggtgggttaatattattaaagggacactccaggctcccacacacgttagatgcactgtgtaggttaggttacagttagttatcctgggtgggtttatattattaaagggacactccaggctcccacacacgttaggtacactgtgtaggttaggttacagttatactgggtgggttaatattattaaagggacactccaggctcccacacacgttagatgcactgtgtaggttaggttacagttagttataccgggtgggtttatattattaaatggacactccaggctgtAGATTGCAATAAAATAATGTGGGGATAAAATTCTCCTAGATGCCCCTTAGACGTGCGATATATCAAAACTATCacaaataaatgttatatttatatttatatcttttataattCCATGGAACCACAGACAAAATAAAATAGTGCATTTCTTTACACTAACTCACGGAAGACCACACCCCAATCATACATGCAGTACATTGAGCCCTTGTGGTAAAGGCCCAGGCCGCCTCACTAGAGAAATGATGAGCAGATAAAGCTCCGTACCTGCTGTCTCCTCGGCTCTGGTGGTGGCTGTTGGAGTGGTGGTCGGTGTCGCTGTGGATGTGGGCTGGGAGTTGAAAGAACTGGTTACCTCCCTTTCCATGTTGTTTTGATTGGGGAATGTCTGAGTGGGATTGGATGTGGTCTTCACAAGCCCGGTGATAACCTCCTCAGGAGCTCCGGTACTCACTGCAGGATTGTCGGGTTCCGTTGCCATACTGCCTGTAGTCAATGTATCGGCTACCGATATGCTTTGTTCTGTTACTCCTTCACTTTCATTCACAGATCGTACCGGACTGGCATTCGTGCTTTCTGGTTGGCTGGAACTCCAGGCCCAGTTCTCCACCTCTGCCTTTACTCTTTGTGCAGAGCGGTCCGTAACACCAGTAACCAGGGGGTTCTCAGTAAACAGCTCCGGGGTTGGGGTGCTCAGAGATTCCAGAGGTACTCCTAATACAGAAACACAATGTTTTATATTACAGGGTAACGTTCCAGGCATCTACATTTGGCCCATTTGGTTGACGGTAGACTTCTGATAGTTTTCAGACTTTGATGAATATATAATAATCTGTGCAGTTTCTGAACCTGTGAGAATGTGGGTGCTCCATTCTCGTAATGCTAAGGCAGATTGGAATGGCAAATCATTTTAAGCGGTTTCATTGTGGGTTACAATATGGTAAACGGACACTAGATGGCGCTTAATAAACATTGAATTGTATATGGTCTTTATTATTTCCATAGCACCAACATGTTACATGGCGCTGTACAAAATGTAACAGAACCATTTACACATTGATACTGGGGGGAGGTGGGTATTGTATAAGGCAGGTAACTTAGATCACGTGTGGTGATTAATATTAACTTGCTAGCAGAGCTATGAAGGATATGTCGTCTGCAACATCGGGAGTGTAAAGGTGAGTCATTGTATCTGAGGATTACTAACAATTTCCTGGGGTCTCTGTGTCAATGAGAAGATTCTCATGGTGAGAGGGCAGCTTCTTGGAGTCTTACacagttttttattaaaatgagaattcaacaaGAATTTCAAATgtcggtcaaattagccaaactggaaaattctCTAAGTCCGCTAGGCTTCCTGTTCGGccattttggccttaaagggacagtataggcaccaagaccacttcatttcattgTACTGGTCTGG belongs to Pelobates fuscus isolate aPelFus1 chromosome 7, aPelFus1.pri, whole genome shotgun sequence and includes:
- the LOC134568521 gene encoding uncharacterized protein LOC134568521, translating into MGILLLLSLLVGALPPGVPLESLSTPTPELFTENPLVTGVTDRSAQRVKAEVENWAWSSSQPESTNASPVRSVNESEGVTEQSISVADTLTTGSMATEPDNPAVSTGAPEEVITGLVKTTSNPTQTFPNQNNMEREVTSSFNSQPTSTATPTTTPTATTRAEETAETVKSHTEMPLTTPEPPTEQSQSSSDTSTVITQGTVTTATQMAAITTNVFITSRATTASPTSPATQGTRAAHTTRSEVEEHPSVLNVGDDDRDLPGFYSKSNSNPLFVMIVSVFTIMVVMVVVIVGFHRYRRRNSRTEFRRLQDLPMDDMMEDTPLSLYSY